In a genomic window of Aquila chrysaetos chrysaetos chromosome Z, bAquChr1.4, whole genome shotgun sequence:
- the CZH18orf54 gene encoding lung adenoma susceptibility protein 2 isoform X2, which translates to MDNQAFEMHGESVQSSSKGEEWPKKEERKGSWSLMKVFLVCLLACIITTTIGVLALSLVYVKNTAFMKETGVTDDGAASPKPDEKSVDIKYQFLNHLGKSKVHNYPGGEIQWARFRKNVNEYQSDEEMEFGKSINKHGSKMTFGTLRIKSKGLRAPHWHFNANEHGYLLQGTAWIGVIGADDSVVTTYNVTAGQVIFFPRNTVHWVKNVGSEDCVFLLFFTTHEELQTLDVDDAFFSTPEDIAARALKPQGGVNFIRTFKKQVEDQAINLPPNLNELVQNATYVQSPDKLVWQYFYNLKGSAKYPFPGGIFQWARYRINGTGLNETEKIFSESLNKHENTLTLATLRIFSNGLGQPHFHFNANEMGYVISGCGQAGVILSGVTANFNIGIGDVIFFPVGTQHYIKSLCDEDLLLILAYNTGNQLETLRMNDYFHGTADHILAQLFWKEQAEFKKFPTPAKKSGK; encoded by the exons ATGGATAACCAGGCATTTGAAATGCATGGAGAGAGCGTACAAAGTTCTTCAAAAGGAGAAGAGTGGCCAAAGAAAGAG gaaagaaagggcAGCTGGTCCCTAATGAAGGTCTTTCTAGTTTGTCTGTTGGCCTGTATTATCACCACCACAATAGGAGTGCTGGCCCTGTCCTTGGTCTATGTAAAAAACACTGCCTTTATGAAAGAGACGGGTGTTACAGACGATGGTGCAGCTTCCCCAAAACCAGATGAAAAAAGTGTGGATATCAAATACCAGTTCCTGAATCATCTGGGGAAATCAAAG GTACATAACTACCCAGGCGGTGAAATTCAGTGGGCAAGATTCAGGAAGAATGTAAATGAATATCAAAGTGATGAAGAAATggaatttggaaaaagtatCAATAAACATGGCTCCAAAATGACTTTTGGAACCTTACGGATCAAAAGCAAAGGGCTTCGGGCTCCCCATTGGCATTTTAATGCCAATGAACACGGCTACCTGCTGCAG GGTACTGCCTGGATTGGAGTAATTGGTGCAGATGACAGCGTGGTTACCACATACAATGTCACGGCTGGTCAAGTGATCTTCTTCCCTAGAAACACTGTGCATTGGGTAAAGAATGTAGGATCAGAAGACTGTgtgttcttgctgttttttaCAACACATGAAGAACTTCAGACCTTGGATGTAGATGACGCATTTTTCTCTACCCCAGAGGATATAGCAGCTAGAGCATTAAAG CCACAAGGTGGAGTTAACTTCATCAGAACATTCAAGAAACAAGTAGAAGATCAAGCAATTAACCTTCCGCCAAACTTAAATGAGCTTGTACAAAATGCTACGTATGTGCAGTCTCCGGACAAACTTGTATGGCAGTACTTCTACAATCTCAAAG GGTCAGCAAAATATCCTTTTCCAGGAGGAATCTTCCAGTGGGCTCGCTACCGCATAAATGGCACTGGactaaatgaaacagaaaaaatttttAGTGAGTCACTGAACAAG caTGAAAATACCCTTACCTTAGCAACTCTCAGGATATTCAGCAATGGACTGGGGCAGCCTCACTTCCATTTCAATGCTAACGAGATGGGTTATGTCATTAGCGGCTGTGGACAG GCTGGAGTTATTCTCTCTGGAGTCACTGCCAACTTCAACATTGGCATTGGAGATGtcatatttttccctgttgGAACCCAACATTATATCAAGAGCTTATGTGATGAGGATTTGCTTTTGATTCTAGCCTACAATACAGGAAACCAG CTGGAAACTCTTCGAATGAATGACTACTTCCATGGAACAGCAGACCATATCCTTGCTCAGCTTTTTTGGAAGGAACAGGCTGAGTTTAAGAAGTTCCCAACACCTGCCAAAAAATCAGGCAAATAA